Below is a window of Ornithodoros turicata isolate Travis chromosome 7, ASM3712646v1, whole genome shotgun sequence DNA.
GGCCGAAATTTATAAGCTGGCGAGCTAACTCCCACGAGAGGTACGCCAGTAGGTTCTTCTTTTCGATTGTGAGCAAGCTGTCCAAGAAGCTGAGGGTCCCGATACCGTCGACGGTAAGAAGCAAACGGGTCTTGTAAAGGAGGCCGTCAGTCGACAGATAATGTACCAGAAGGTCGCCGTCCAGGTATTTCGAATAATTGCGCACGTCTTCTACGGCGATCGTTACCTTATTTGAAGAGTTGACGCGCACGAATGACCTTCGCAACATCACTTCAACCTCGGCATCAACCGCCTCAATCGCATGTACCGTAGGGTCCAAGACTTTGTCCGACAAAAAATTCTGCGGCCATATCAGCCTAAGGGTGTGCATCACTTCATCGCGCAGGCTTACGGTTTTGTTCTTCCAAATCCACGTCGTCCATCTCTTGAACTCCTTGTTTAGACCGAACCAGAACGGGTGAGTCGTGCTGGAATCAGCACGCTCGGCGGGTGATAGAAAACGGCCGTAATCTAAGCCCAGATGGAACAGTATCCCGTCTTGCATCTTGCTTGCCATGGTCAGCATAGTCTTCAACGGATCCACTTCTGGGCGCTCACTGTCTCCGGGGGACAGGTTATAACTTGCTAAAAATGTCCTCACGACTTCGATGTCCGCTTTTGTAGTGTCTTTAATGCAAGTGTTGTACAGAAGGGCAGTCTTCGCAAGTGCTGATGTTGCAGGCAGTTTGACAGCGTCTTTGGTACCTATGTGATTTAGCACTTGTTGTTTCGCTAACCTGGACCTCAGGTTGTCTTCGCCGGTGGCCAGACGAGAGCAAGCGTATTTGTAGAAATCGACACACGGGTCCACGCTATGGTTCACGGTCTGACTGAGGAGGTCGGAGAAGCAATTGCAAGCGCTGGTGTTGCAAGTGCCTCGTAGGAACGCTTCTGACGTGTGAAAAGCAACAGGATGTCTCTTGTAACTGGAGAAGAAATAAGAAGTGATGGCTATGCCGCAAATAATGCTGAAGATAGCGAAGGCGATAAAACTGGCTATGGTCCATCGTTGGGCTTCGGCGGCAGCACTGCTGTCCTGGAAAACGTGTGCAAAATAAACGAATCAACGACTTTACTGCCTGCAATCTACCGACCAAGTAACGGAGAATTCCACCGGTCGATCGGGAGCGACCACTTGAATCCGATGCAGCGCAACGAAATCCAGCACAGCGGGA
It encodes the following:
- the LOC135400340 gene encoding uncharacterized protein LOC135400340, which gives rise to MQYFPQDSSAAAEAQRWTIASFIAFAIFSIICGIAITSYFFSSYKRHPVAFHTSEAFLRGTCNTSACNCFSDLLSQTVNHSVDPCVDFYKYACSRLATGEDNLRSRLAKQQVLNHIGTKDAVKLPATSALAKTALLYNTCIKDTTKADIEVVRTFLASYNLSPGDSERPEVDPLKTMLTMASKMQDGILFHLGLDYGRFLSPAERADSSTTHPFWFGLNKEFKRWTTWIWKNKTVSLRDEVMHTLRLIWPQNFLSDKVLDPTVHAIEAVDAEVEVMLRRSFVRVNSSNKVTIAVEDVRNYSKYLDGDLLVHYLSTDGLLYKTRLLLTVDGIGTLSFLDSLLTIEKKNLLAYLSWELARQLINFGLERDVEKQRLVCYNKVERLLGAGALVAHGIFGDVTDVTRETARDIFKLVRDNSVSLIRTLAGRKEREIQHLRGIAERLGKTQITFVHPLGLNNLEELDKHLSYVSLTNESFVANFLSISETMWRRTKQHGIPDWLEGMKIDEKTSYILGKEFKVPARYVLPPLFSLDGYRAANMGTFGWLVSEQIWYTLFSEDVGGLENPTSSYMADVFSKKTRCLKRRGGSLDIWHVFRAVAMSVLVETFEGTLKTGDDVSKEMSMQLLFLSTCLPECGVETLGMGDAAQRCNIAVMNMHAFANAFHCSDTKPRYEAFCNF